The nucleotide window AAAAGGAATGGGTAAATCCTGTCAGACTGACAAGGGAAGAACGTTCTCGTCCCTACATGGATGAGGTTTTAAAGACCAGGGATAGCTTAAGCCCTACGGAAGCTGAGAGGAGGCGAAAAAACATTGAGGCGGGAAACCCATTCAAAAAGTACGGGTACTATCCGAAAGTAGCCACGTTAAGCAAAGGAAAGTATCTGGAATTCCACGATCAGGATAGCATAGTCACAATCGGATCGGTAAGGTTTAATGTGAAAAAAGGTGAAATCGTTAATTTTATTGAAATAGACCTTGATGATCCGGACGCACAACCGATCGGAGATACACACGGCAGGTGGATCAGTCCAGATCCTTTAAGTGAGGAATTTCCAAGTTGGAGTCCCTATAGCATGTCGTTCAATAACCCTGTAAGATTTAAAGATCCCACAGGTTTAGCACCAGAAGACGCTACCGAATGTTGTTGGTGGTTTCGTCTAATGCCATTATTTGAAGAATCTTCAATAAAACCAAACTTAATTGAAACAGTTACGAAGACTGGTGAAGTCGGAACCAAGCAAAGTGAAGCCGTAACAAAAGCTCAGCAAGAACATTTCAATTTTGGTAGATATGTTGAAGAAAAACAGCTTGCCGAAATGGGAAAAGAGAAAAATACCAAAACCTATGAATACACCGATCCTAAGACTGGAAAGACAGGAAAAACTATTCCAGACGCAATGACAGAAGAAGGAGGAACAGTGGAAATAAAGCACGTTGCCAAACAATCTTTTACCAAACAGCTTAGGGGTCAGCAGGAAATTTCAAAAGCAAGTGGGCAGGAAGCAATTTTGAAAATTAATGAATCTGCAAAATTAAGCGAACCCCTTAAAAATTCCGGCATTAATATTCAACGATATACGCCTCCGGCGAAGCCTAAAATTGATAACCTTAGAGTTACACCTGCTCCGGCCCCAAAACTAATTCCTGTGCCAAAACCTAAAGATCCTTGTGCTGGTGTACCAGGTTGCACATAATTCCAATTTTATTATATTTAAAGATGACAAATGTTCAAATATTGCTTAGCGCTATTAAGGAGCAAGCAGAAAAATTTTTATCAGAAAGCGGAGAATTTGCCCCTTATGCTACCTATGTCAGAGCAAATGGTGACCTAGCTTATATCTCTGCTTATTCGGAATCAACTGATTCAAAAGAAATGTATGATATTTTGTTGGCTGGAGCATATGATGATTTAAAAGATGGGGATGTTCGGGTTTATGCTATTGCTCAGGACGGAAAATATCAAGGTAAGGATGTATTGGTTGTGGATTTAATACTTTCACCTGAAAGCAGATTTCAGCAAATATATCCCTATACTATCGATGGTAAAAAAGTGAAATTTGGGGAAATGATCTAAATTCAGATTTATGACGGACAATCCATATTTAAAATTTAAAAATGATGACCTGAAGGAATCTAAAGCTTTAGCCGAAGCATTAAATATTTCTGAAAGCGATTTTTTAAAAATTCAAGATTGGTTTGACCAATTACTTCTGTATCATCAAGAATTAACTAATGATAGGGAAGACCAATTGAAAGCAGAAAAGGATTTGGAGATTAACTTCCAGGAACTGATCTCATCAGAAATTGAAAAGAATAGCTATAAGTACATCCTGCCAAAACTGTTGCATTATAATAATGAATTTCATGGAGCTTTTTTAAGGTCTTTATACGTCGCCAGATTGGGAGCTTTGCTCGGAAATATTATCCCAAGTTTTGTGAAGGACAAGATGATTACTTATTCACCGGAAGATTATTTTCATATTACGGTTTATCTTAAGCATAACTATTTTGTTTCACCGAATAGCAACTTTTTGGAAGACATTATAAAAATTGAACAATCCCGAAGTATTTTCAGAAAAGCTACTGTGGAAGCTAAGCTATCAACTTCGAAAAATATATTGGATATTCTAAATCAGAAAACTTTTCACCATGATGTAATCTGTTTTAAAAAGATTTTAAAATTAGTAACAGCAAACGACACTGGATTAATGGATTATCTGAAAAATTATAAAGTGGAAAATAACCAATGCTGTTATAAAATTATTAGTGACGTTCTGAATTTTGCAATATCAGCAGATCTATGGAAAGACTTTGAAATTAAAGTTCAGCTAATTCATTTCTTTGATACATCGAGAGGTGCCAAAACTACATCGAGTTGGTTAACAAAGTTAGATGAACTAAGCATGAGAGTCGGTAGTTCCAAACTTTTACAACTTGCTAAGACAGTTTTGAAAAATGAAAATTGTATAAATCATAAGTTTGAATATGGGGTACAATGGAGCGATGATACTGCAAAAAGATTTTTGAAATCTGCGCAATGGATAAAAGATAGTTTAAAATAAATAATTCTCAAAAATTGATATTGTTAGGTTTTCAAAATAACATTGACAATACCACTATTATTAATGGCTAAAAGAGTAAAAACAGAGATTGGAGATATATTCTCAGTGACATTGGACAATGGAAATAAAAAATATTTTCAATACGTTGCTAATGACCTTAACCAATTAAACAGCGATGTCATTAGATCATTTAAAAGAGAATATCCAGCTGATGAAATTCCTGTTTTTTCCGAACTGTTAGCGGGTGATATTGACTTTCATGCGCATACTATGATCAACATCGGAGTAAAACAAGATTTATTTAAACAGGGAGGAAAAAGCATTGTTTATCCAGCTTTAAACGATGTATTATTCCGCGACACAAATGATTATGGTAAAAAAGTTGGAGAAGAACCAATAAAAGTTTCCGTTAATTGGTTTGTATGGAAAATTAATGATGAGAGTTTCACAAAAGTAGGTAAACTGGAAGGCGAAAATCGAAACGCGGAAATAGGAGTTGTCATACCCCCTTTCGCAATAGTTGATAGAATAAAGACTGGCCATTATAATTTTATTTATCCGGGTTTTGAATAAAAAACGGTGTAATATGAATAAAGTTACGAGTGTTCTTATAATTCTTACAAT belongs to Chryseobacterium gleum and includes:
- a CDS encoding putative toxin; the encoded protein is MRKILFFVLLFFIGFSQGQVKQNKKISNKKEWVNPVRLTREERSRPYMDEVLKTRDSLSPTEAERRRKNIEAGNPFKKYGYYPKVATLSKGKYLEFHDQDSIVTIGSVRFNVKKGEIVNFIEIDLDDPDAQPIGDTHGRWISPDPLSEEFPSWSPYSMSFNNPVRFKDPTGLAPEDATECCWWFRLMPLFEESSIKPNLIETVTKTGEVGTKQSEAVTKAQQEHFNFGRYVEEKQLAEMGKEKNTKTYEYTDPKTGKTGKTIPDAMTEEGGTVEIKHVAKQSFTKQLRGQQEISKASGQEAILKINESAKLSEPLKNSGINIQRYTPPAKPKIDNLRVTPAPAPKLIPVPKPKDPCAGVPGCT